A stretch of DNA from Synechococcus sp. JA-3-3Ab:
CGATGGGGGCAAAGAGCCGAGTAAACTACCCGACTCCGACCGCTAAAGCGGTACGGAGCGGGCTTTCAGTAGCCCTGAGCCTGCTCTGCTCTACCAGAGAACAAAACAGGCCCGAACCTCTAGGCTGGTTTACGACAGCCCCCAAAAGCGCAATCACATTCGCACCATTCAAATCCGCATCCCCTTCCCATCCACAGTGTCCACACTTAAACTTCTTTCCACTGCGGTAGGATTGCGCAGGGTCGGGATGAATGTGCAAACACCGGTGGCAGGTCTGCGACGTGTAGGCAGGCGGAACAAGAATCAGAGCAACCCCCGCACGCAGAGCCTTGTACTCCAAAAATTGACGGAGTTGATAAAACGCCCAACTATTTGCCCGCCTACGCTCTGTCTTGCTGCGTGGCTGTTGATTGACTCTTTTCCGGATCCCTGTCAGGTCTTCCAGAGCAATAGCGCTGTTTGTCGCCTTTGCCCTAGAGACAATAGCTTTGGAGATGCGATGATTGACCCACGCCTGAAAGCGCCTCTCCTTGCCAGACAGCCGTTGCAACAGTTCTCTGCATCTGCGCCGCGAACTGCGGGTGCCCTTACTGGCTTTGCGTTGAAGTACCGCCCTCAACCGCGAGTGATGGTCTCGGACTTTGTTCAACTGCTGTCCATTCCAGTTATCTCCTTCCGATGTATGAGCAATATCCGTCCTGCCCAAATCCACCCCCAGCACTCTATCCGTGCGTTGCGGTGGGGATGGCTCCGCTTCCACACAGATTTGAATGGAGTAGGAACCGTCTTTGCGCTTGACCAGAGTGGCAGATTTGGGATTGGAGCCTGCCAACTGTTCTCTCTGGTAGCGGCCAATCGCCAGCTCAAAGCGCTCCCGACCCTCCACCGTGGTCAGCGACACCGTCCAGTCTTTCTCGCGCAACGAAAAGATACGGGCATCGTAGGTCGCAAAGCCTCTCTTGAACGCTTTGACGGGGCGGTTTTTCTGTTGGGCAACTTTACGGGCACCGGCCAGCCGTCTGCAGACTTGCTGAGCCAAGTTACTGGACAAGCCAAACCGAGCGCGAATCTGGTAATAGCAAAGGGACTGGAGTTTGACTGCGTTGACTACTTTTTCTGGTGTGTTTTGGTTGACCCAGTTCAACGCCTGCACAAAGGCATCCATTGTCGCATCCAACTTTGCGGCTTGCGACTGGGACACCTTGAGCTTGCAGGAGACGGTCAGGACTTGGGTCATGGTTCTATCATAACTTCCGCATTCCTCCCGACACTGACCCTACGGGTACAGTGCGGGGCTCCTGCGATTTCTAGCTGAAGGCGGTCTCCGGGATCCCTTCCTGGGCCAGGGACAGGCCGCAGTGGCCCGCTCCGACGATCAGCAGGGTGGGGGAAGGGAGGAGGGGCTCGACCCAGGATCCCGCGAGGAGCTGTGGGCGGGATGGCAGGGGGGCAAAGTGCTCCGCACCGCTGTCGCTAAGGCTGAGGTAGGGGAACCCCTGAGGATGGAGGGGAGTGATCAGCCAAGCCCTTTGCCCTTGGGTCAGAGCCTGGAGGATCTGGGCCACCAACGTTTGGGCAAGGGATCCCTGCCATCGCTGTAGCCAAATGTGCATCCGTCCCCCGCAAACGCCCAAGGGAGGGCTGTTGAGATCGAGGGAAACCGGCATCCCAGCCGGCGAGGACTCCCCATCGCCATCGCCAACGGGAACAGCGGTCTGCAAAAGGGTTTGCGCTCGGGCAATGACTTCCGCTTCGGCAGCCCCACCGCCAACAGTGCCCAACAGGGTGCCATCGGATCCCACAGCCAGTTTCGCCCCCGCCTGGCGAGGCACAGATCCCTGGGTGCGGATCACGGTGGCTACCACCAGCGGCCCGCGGGAGAGCATGACTCTAGTCAATAATAAGCTCAACTATACTGAAAATAATGTATAATATGTTCAGTACGGATTACTACCAGTTGATCTTTCTGTTTACTTTCGAGTCTGCCAACATGGTAGCCAAAGCAAAGCAGAAAATTGGTAGTAAGACGACACGGAAACTGCGCTTTGGGTATTCTACTCAAAGCTTTGCGGGATACCGCCATTCTGTTTGGACTCCGTCCCGCTAACGCGAATGGAAACAAACAGAATGCTATCGCTGCATAGTTGAACAGTGATGTTCAGCAGTGTTCAGCGTAAATGTATCAGCATGTCTGCCAACTGTCGGTAAAAGGTCTCGTCCACCTCAGCCTCGGTTATGCCTACGGCACCCTAGCGGGAACGGTCAGGGACTCAATGATCAAGAAAGCCCCTCTAGGATGGCCTGATGGAAGGCAACCCGGAAAGCCTGGAATCCGTTCTCCTGCCGACCGTGGTAGACGGCGTTGGTGAGCAGCGTCACCACCAGCTCCCGCTCTGGATCGATCCACAGGGAGGGTCCGGTGAAGCCGGTGTGGCCGAAGGCGCTGGGGCTGAACGGGTAGCTGCTGGCCAAGGGATCCGGGGAGCGCAAGGCAAACCCCAAACCCCGGCGCTCGTGACAGCGGTGGGCATCCCCTTGCTGAGGCAACTGCTCGCGGGTCATTTCCCTCACCGTCTGCGGCTGCAACAGGGATCCCGTCAAAAAACTCTCTCCGAAAGCGGCTACTTCCTCTGCCGTGGCGAATAGTCCGGCATGGCCGGCGATCCCGCCCAGGCGGGCGGCATTTTCGTCGTGAACCTGCCCCTGTAGGCGGCGCTTTCGCCAAGGACACAGCTCGGTGGGGGCACAAGAGACAGAGACAGGGGGTGGGTCGAAAGGATCCCCTGGATAAAACTGAGTTTGGCTCAGGCCCAGAGGCTGCAAGATCCGGGCATGCAAGATCTGATCCAGAGGGGTTCCGCTCAGACGTTCCAAAGCCAGCCCCAGCAGGATCAATCCAAGATCGCTGTAGACTCTGCGGGATCCCGGCCTGTAGGCCAAAAAGGTGTGCAGGGCCATGTGCCGGGCCGATTCGGCATCGGGCTGTCGAAACAGGGGCCGCCAGGCGGGCAAACCGGCGGTGTGGGCCAGCAACTGTCGCACCGTCACCTGTTCTGCTGCCATAAGCTGGCCCAAGGACTCCGGCTCCGCAGCTATCCATTCCCCTGGTTGCAGAGGATCTTCATAGGGGGCAATGGGGCGGGATCCCTGAAACTCCGGCAACAGGAGACTCACCGGTTGATCCAACAGCAACGCTCCGGCTTCCACCAGGGCCATGCAGGCGGTGGCGGTGTACAGCTTGGTCAGCGAGGCCAGGTCAAAACGGGTGGCCGAGGTTGTCGGTTGGCGCCGGGTCTCAGGGTCGAGATAACCTGCCGCCCTTGAGTAGATACACCTTCCCTTGTGGCGGATGACCACCTGGGCAGCAGGGAAAAGGTGGGGAATGGTGGAGTTGAGCAGCCCCTCCAGCAAGGTCGGATCCCAGCCCATCTGCCTCCTCTCCTCCCGGCTTGAGGATCCCCAGTCCAACAAACAACTTGTAACGGTGTTTACAAAAGCCTACCGCTTCCCCAGCTAGGATGCCACCACGGCAGGCTACATCATCACATCAAATCAAGGGATCCCGAGTGCGGCTGGAGTTGTTGCAAGCCTTTTTGAACGTGGTGGAAACGGGCAGCTTTTTGGCCGCTGCTCGCCTCAGCGGTCTGACCCAATCGGCCATTAGCCGCCAGATCCAGGCCCTGGAAGAAGCGGTGGGGGCTCCGCTGTTGCATCGCAAAAGCCCGGTGGCCCTAACTGTGGCCGGGGAACGGCTTTTGCCCCATGCCCGTCGCATCTGTCAAGAATGGCAGCGGGCTCAGGAAAGCATTCGAGAATGGCTGCAGGGCCAGCAAACCGAGCTCTGCATTGCTGGGATCCATTCCCTGATCGCCCATCAACTGCCGCCGGTGCTGCAACAGTTTTGCCGGGAGTACCCAGAGGTGCAGTTGCGGGTTACCGCTCTGGGCAGCGACCGCGCCTTGAAGGTGCTCAGGGATGGGCTGGTGGACGTGGCCCTGGTAATGGAGAACCCCCTGATGACGCGGGGGGCAGAGCTGGTGGTGGAGCCACTGTACTCCGAGCCGATTCAAGTGTTGATGCCCGCCAACCATCCCCTCAGCCGCTACGAGCGGATCCCCTGGAAGGTGCTGGCGGAGTATCCCCAGGCTGTGTTCAAAGATGGCTATGCCATGCGCTCCTTGGTGGGATCCCATCTGGCCCGGCAGGGGCTTCCCCTGAAAGCAGCCCTGGAACTGAACACCTTGGATGCCTTTCGGGGGGTGGTGCGACAGGGGCAGTTGATTGCCCTCCTGCCGGAGTCGGCCCTGGTGGACTGCTGCGCCGATCCGGATTTGCAGGTGCGACCCACCGAGCCCCCCCTATTGAGGCGACAGGTGGTTATGGTTACCACCAGCGATCGCTATCGGATCCCTCCCATTCGCCGGTTTTTGCAGTTGGCCGCCCAGCTTATCAGGCAGTCTGAGGTTGAGCCTGCTTCCGGCGCAGATCCCCATTGGCCCTCTGCTGGGCTGTTGTCGGTTTTGTAGAGACCTTTTGTAGAAATTTCTGGTCAAATAAAATACCCATATCGGTAGTTTCAAGTGTTCCGCCCTTATCTCCCCCTATCCTGAGTAGCCCAGCGCTCCCGACCGCCGATGCTATGAGCCAAGAGTTTCGCGAGCTGTTGAAAAAAATCGGCAGCGGCACCCACACCCACCAGGATCTCAGCCGGGCAGAGGCCGCCAGCGCTGCTCGAATGCTCCTGCGGGGGGAAGCCACTCCCGCCCAGATCGGGGCTTTTTTAATTGCCCACCGCATCAAGCGCCCCACTGCCGAGGAGCTGGCCGGTATGTTGGATGCCTACGCAGAAGACGGCCCTCTTCTGCCCCAACGGGATTTGCCCCATCCCTTGATCATCTTTGGCCATCCCTACGATGGCCGCTCGCGGACTGCACCGCTGGGGGTGCTGGTGGCTTTGCTGCTGGCGGCGGCAGGGTCAGCCGTTTTGCTGCATGGCTCTGGCTTCTGTCCCACCAAGTATGGGCTGCCCTTGGAAGCGGTGTGGCGGAGCTTGGGGGTGGATTGGCGGGGGCTATCCCTGGAGCGGGTGGGGCAACTGCTGGAACAAACCGGGCTGGGATTTTTGTATTTGCCCACCTGTTTTCCCCAGGCTCAGGCCCTGATGGACTACCGGGATCAAATCGGCAAGCGCCCCCCCTTGGCCACCTTGGAGCTGGTCTGGACACCCTACCAAGGCCCCTTTCACCTGGTGGCCGGCTATGTGCATCCTCCCACCGAGGCCACGATGCTGGAGCTGTTTGCCCTGCGGGAGATTCGGCAATTCACCACCGTCAAAGGTTTGGAAGGCAGTTGCGACCTGCCGCGGGAACGGGCGGCCATTCTCAACCAGGGCGGGAAACGGCTGCTCTTGAAGGCTCGCGATTGTCACTTGGCAGGCCCGGAGATTCCCCTCTCCGGTGAGAAAGAGCTGCTCCAACAGATGCAGCAGGTGCTCAGCGGGGATCCCTGTGAACTCACCCCAGCCGCTCTCTGGAATGGGGGTAGCTATCTGTGGCTCCTCGGCCACGCCCCATCCTTGCCAGAAGGGATCCAACAGGCGGAAGACCTGCTTCGCTCTGGACGGGTGATGGAGAAGCTGAAACAACTGATCCAGGTGATTGACCTGATACATTTACGCTGAACACTGCTGAACATCACTGTTCAACTATGCAGCGATAGCATTCTGTTTGTTTCCAACCAGAATGGCGGTATCCCGCAAAGCTTTGAGTAGAATACCCAAAGCGCAGTTTCCGTGTCGTCTTACTACCAATTTTCTGCTTTGCTTTGGCTACCATGTTGGCAGACTCGAAAGTAAACAGAAAGATCAACTGGTAGTAATCCGTACTGAACATATTATACATTATTTTCAGTATAGTTGAGCTTATTATTGACTAGAGTCATGCTCTCCTAGGGCTGGGATCCCCTGTTTCGATGACTAGAGTCAAGCTCTCCAGCCCAGGAAAGAAAGCCCCCCGGCCAGCTCCAGGGGGCAAGAAGGGAAAGGTTGGATCCTTCAGGGCAACAGTTCTTCGATAGCCTCTTCCTTGGTGTTGGTGCGGCGGGAGAGGGTGCGGCGGTCGAAGGTCATGTGGATCTCCCGGTTTTGCTCGCCGTCGGCAGCCACAGCAAAGATGGGGAAGTCGATGTTGCCATCCGGGAAAGCCATGTGGAAGCGGAAGGTGCCATCGGGGTTGAGCTGGATCTTGCGCCCGCCGATGGTGACGGTGGCATCGGGCTCCGTGGCCCCATAGACAATCAGCTCGGCATCGGCCACCAGCCAGAACTTGCGGGAGCGCCGCGGCAGGACTTCGGAAGCGCCGGAGAACAGCCCTAGTCCCGACCCGGAAGCCATCCAGGGAGCAGCAGGCACTTCGGCCATGGCCATAGCCATTCCCATCATGCCCACGCCCGACGGGATAATAAACGAGCTGATGGCCTGCTCGGGCACCAGTTGACGGCTGCCCATCTGGTGGCTGCCAAACAGGGATCCCGCCACCCGCATCGCCTCGAAGCCGCCCACCATCTCCAGGAAGGGAT
This window harbors:
- a CDS encoding RNA-guided endonuclease InsQ/TnpB family protein produces the protein MTQVLTVSCKLKVSQSQAAKLDATMDAFVQALNWVNQNTPEKVVNAVKLQSLCYYQIRARFGLSSNLAQQVCRRLAGARKVAQQKNRPVKAFKRGFATYDARIFSLREKDWTVSLTTVEGRERFELAIGRYQREQLAGSNPKSATLVKRKDGSYSIQICVEAEPSPPQRTDRVLGVDLGRTDIAHTSEGDNWNGQQLNKVRDHHSRLRAVLQRKASKGTRSSRRRCRELLQRLSGKERRFQAWVNHRISKAIVSRAKATNSAIALEDLTGIRKRVNQQPRSKTERRRANSWAFYQLRQFLEYKALRAGVALILVPPAYTSQTCHRCLHIHPDPAQSYRSGKKFKCGHCGWEGDADLNGANVIALLGAVVNQPRGSGLFCSLVEQSRLRATESPLRTALAVGVG
- a CDS encoding LysR family transcriptional regulator, translated to MRLELLQAFLNVVETGSFLAAARLSGLTQSAISRQIQALEEAVGAPLLHRKSPVALTVAGERLLPHARRICQEWQRAQESIREWLQGQQTELCIAGIHSLIAHQLPPVLQQFCREYPEVQLRVTALGSDRALKVLRDGLVDVALVMENPLMTRGAELVVEPLYSEPIQVLMPANHPLSRYERIPWKVLAEYPQAVFKDGYAMRSLVGSHLARQGLPLKAALELNTLDAFRGVVRQGQLIALLPESALVDCCADPDLQVRPTEPPLLRRQVVMVTTSDRYRIPPIRRFLQLAAQLIRQSEVEPASGADPHWPSAGLLSVL
- a CDS encoding serine hydrolase domain-containing protein; protein product: MGWDPTLLEGLLNSTIPHLFPAAQVVIRHKGRCIYSRAAGYLDPETRRQPTTSATRFDLASLTKLYTATACMALVEAGALLLDQPVSLLLPEFQGSRPIAPYEDPLQPGEWIAAEPESLGQLMAAEQVTVRQLLAHTAGLPAWRPLFRQPDAESARHMALHTFLAYRPGSRRVYSDLGLILLGLALERLSGTPLDQILHARILQPLGLSQTQFYPGDPFDPPPVSVSCAPTELCPWRKRRLQGQVHDENAARLGGIAGHAGLFATAEEVAAFGESFLTGSLLQPQTVREMTREQLPQQGDAHRCHERRGLGFALRSPDPLASSYPFSPSAFGHTGFTGPSLWIDPERELVVTLLTNAVYHGRQENGFQAFRVAFHQAILEGLS
- a CDS encoding anthranilate phosphoribosyltransferase family protein, which translates into the protein MSQEFRELLKKIGSGTHTHQDLSRAEAASAARMLLRGEATPAQIGAFLIAHRIKRPTAEELAGMLDAYAEDGPLLPQRDLPHPLIIFGHPYDGRSRTAPLGVLVALLLAAAGSAVLLHGSGFCPTKYGLPLEAVWRSLGVDWRGLSLERVGQLLEQTGLGFLYLPTCFPQAQALMDYRDQIGKRPPLATLELVWTPYQGPFHLVAGYVHPPTEATMLELFALREIRQFTTVKGLEGSCDLPRERAAILNQGGKRLLLKARDCHLAGPEIPLSGEKELLQQMQQVLSGDPCELTPAALWNGGSYLWLLGHAPSLPEGIQQAEDLLRSGRVMEKLKQLIQVIDLIHLR
- a CDS encoding XdhC family protein → MLSRGPLVVATVIRTQGSVPRQAGAKLAVGSDGTLLGTVGGGAAEAEVIARAQTLLQTAVPVGDGDGESSPAGMPVSLDLNSPPLGVCGGRMHIWLQRWQGSLAQTLVAQILQALTQGQRAWLITPLHPQGFPYLSLSDSGAEHFAPLPSRPQLLAGSWVEPLLPSPTLLIVGAGHCGLSLAQEGIPETAFS